The following proteins come from a genomic window of Limosilactobacillus reuteri:
- the infB gene encoding translation initiation factor IF-2: protein MSKERIYELAKELKMPSKDLVNMANRQGMGVKSHMSSVTPDQAQQLRQLAKGGQKTTNNQHQPVKKNDGHNKQNNHQAQNHNQHHDHDKAQNERPQKKNNNRQNNGQRDHNQHQPVKKNDGHNKQNNHQAQNHNQHHDHDKAQNERPQKKNNNRQNNGQKDHNQHQNNGGRFGGSLSNDQGRNGKRFNKKNKKNKKHNKNKRLREVAHKQPTQRKDKPLPEVLEYTDGMNAQDLGKILHRSPAEIVKKLFMLGVMINQNQSLDKDTIELLATDYGIEAKERVQVDVSDIDKMFEDEQNNTEHQVTRPAVVTVMGHVDHGKTTLLDKLRHSHVTEHEAGGITQEIGAYQVHYNDQLITFLDTPGHAAFTEMRARGANITDITVLVVAADDGVMPQTVEAIHHAQAAQTPIIVAVNKIDKPGANPDRVTEELAKYNLIPEDWGGDTIFVKISAKFGKNLDELLDMILLQAEMLELKANPEQNAAGSVVEARLDQGRGSVATVLVQQGTLHVGDPIVVGNTFGRVRTMTNENGCRIKEATPSTPVEITGLNEVPEAGDRFVVFDDEKTARAAGEERAKRAMDKERQKTSHVTLDNLFATMKKGQMKTLPIIIKADVQGSVEALSQSLQKIKVDGVRVDIIHQAVGAINQSDVTLAEASNAVIIGFNVRPTAVAKTLADSNSIDIRLYRVIYNVIEEVEDAMKGMLEPVYKEETIGQVEVRQIYKASKVGTIAGGMVTSGKITRDAKVRLVRDGVVIYEGELGSLKRFKDDVKEVKQGYECGLTIENYNDIKEMDVIEAYKMKEVPVK from the coding sequence ATGTCCAAAGAACGAATTTATGAATTAGCTAAGGAATTAAAAATGCCTAGCAAAGACTTAGTTAATATGGCCAATCGGCAAGGAATGGGAGTCAAAAGTCACATGTCTTCTGTTACCCCAGATCAAGCGCAACAATTACGTCAACTTGCAAAGGGTGGACAAAAAACAACTAATAATCAACACCAACCAGTAAAGAAAAATGATGGTCATAATAAACAAAATAACCATCAAGCACAAAATCATAATCAACACCACGATCATGATAAAGCACAAAATGAACGTCCACAAAAGAAAAATAATAACCGGCAAAATAATGGACAAAGAGATCATAATCAACACCAACCAGTAAAGAAAAATGATGGTCATAATAAACAAAATAACCATCAAGCACAAAATCATAATCAACACCACGATCATGATAAAGCACAAAATGAACGTCCACAAAAGAAAAATAATAACCGGCAAAATAATGGACAAAAAGATCATAATCAACACCAAAACAACGGTGGTCGGTTTGGCGGCAGCTTGAGTAACGATCAAGGTCGGAATGGCAAACGCTTTAATAAGAAAAACAAGAAGAATAAGAAACATAATAAGAATAAGCGGTTACGTGAGGTAGCTCATAAGCAACCAACTCAACGAAAAGATAAGCCGCTTCCAGAAGTATTAGAATATACTGATGGAATGAATGCCCAAGACTTAGGAAAGATCTTACACCGCTCACCAGCAGAAATCGTTAAAAAATTATTTATGCTTGGTGTAATGATCAACCAAAATCAGTCACTTGATAAGGATACAATTGAATTATTAGCAACTGATTACGGGATTGAGGCTAAGGAAAGGGTTCAAGTTGACGTTTCAGACATTGATAAGATGTTTGAAGATGAACAAAATAATACTGAACATCAAGTAACGCGGCCTGCTGTTGTTACCGTTATGGGACACGTTGATCATGGTAAGACAACCTTACTTGATAAGTTACGTCACTCTCATGTTACTGAACATGAAGCGGGAGGAATTACTCAGGAAATTGGTGCTTACCAAGTTCATTATAATGATCAATTAATTACGTTCCTTGATACGCCAGGACACGCTGCCTTTACTGAAATGCGTGCCCGAGGAGCTAATATTACTGATATCACGGTTCTCGTTGTTGCAGCTGATGATGGGGTTATGCCTCAGACAGTTGAAGCTATTCACCACGCGCAAGCTGCCCAGACACCAATCATTGTTGCAGTTAACAAGATTGATAAACCAGGTGCAAATCCAGATCGTGTAACTGAAGAATTAGCAAAGTACAATTTAATTCCTGAAGACTGGGGTGGAGATACAATCTTTGTTAAGATTTCTGCCAAATTTGGTAAGAATCTTGATGAATTACTTGATATGATTCTACTTCAAGCTGAAATGCTAGAATTGAAGGCTAATCCAGAACAAAATGCGGCTGGGTCAGTTGTTGAAGCTCGTCTTGACCAAGGTCGCGGATCAGTTGCTACTGTTTTAGTGCAACAAGGAACTCTTCATGTGGGGGACCCAATTGTTGTTGGTAACACGTTTGGTCGTGTACGAACAATGACCAATGAAAATGGGTGTCGGATTAAAGAAGCCACCCCATCTACTCCTGTTGAGATTACTGGGTTAAATGAAGTACCAGAAGCCGGGGACCGGTTTGTTGTCTTTGATGATGAAAAGACTGCTCGTGCAGCAGGTGAAGAACGGGCTAAACGTGCAATGGACAAGGAACGTCAAAAGACTTCTCACGTTACATTAGACAATCTTTTTGCTACTATGAAGAAAGGGCAAATGAAGACCTTACCAATTATCATTAAAGCCGATGTTCAAGGATCAGTTGAAGCTTTAAGTCAAAGTCTTCAAAAGATTAAAGTTGACGGTGTTCGTGTTGATATTATTCACCAAGCCGTTGGTGCCATTAATCAAAGTGATGTTACCTTAGCTGAAGCATCTAATGCGGTTATCATTGGCTTTAATGTCCGTCCAACTGCCGTAGCTAAGACATTGGCTGATTCTAATAGTATTGATATCCGTCTTTACCGTGTCATTTACAATGTAATTGAAGAAGTTGAAGATGCGATGAAGGGGATGCTTGAACCGGTATACAAGGAAGAAACAATTGGTCAAGTAGAAGTTCGTCAAATCTATAAGGCATCAAAGGTTGGTACAATTGCCGGGGGAATGGTTACATCTGGTAAGATCACTCGTGATGCAAAGGTTCGCTTAGTTCGTGATGGCGTTGTTATTTACGAAGGTGAACTAGGTAGTCTTAAGCGCTTCAAAGATGATGTTAAAGAAGTTAAGCAGGGTTACGAATGTGGTTTGACAATCGAAAACTACAATGACATTAAAGAAATGGATGTTATTGAAGCCTACAAGATGAAAGAAGTTCCAGTTAAGTAA
- the rimP gene encoding ribosome maturation factor RimP, with protein MSSVVETVTDLVTPILQDHDFYLYDLEFVKEGKSWYLRVYIDKDGGITLEDCALVSDELSEALDNVEPDPIPQAYFLEVSSPGAERPLKKEEDYQRAIDHYIHISLYQQINGQKIYEGTLTQLSDKEITLDYLDKTRHRQITIDRQKIAQARLAIKF; from the coding sequence TTGAGCAGTGTTGTAGAAACTGTAACAGATCTTGTAACGCCGATTTTACAGGACCATGATTTTTACTTATATGATTTAGAATTTGTAAAAGAAGGTAAAAGCTGGTACCTCCGCGTTTATATTGATAAAGACGGTGGGATTACGCTAGAGGATTGCGCACTTGTCAGTGACGAATTAAGTGAAGCATTAGATAATGTTGAACCTGATCCAATTCCACAGGCTTACTTTTTAGAGGTTTCCTCACCAGGCGCTGAACGCCCACTAAAGAAAGAGGAAGATTATCAACGAGCAATTGACCATTACATTCACATCTCTCTTTACCAACAGATTAATGGTCAAAAGATTTATGAGGGTACATTAACGCAATTATCTGATAAGGAAATTACATTGGATTATTTAGATAAGACTCGTCATCGGCAAATTACGATTGATCGTCAGAAAATTGCCCAAGCACGATTAGCAATTAAATTCTAG
- the rbfA gene encoding 30S ribosome-binding factor RbfA, whose translation MPSKQYRVDRLAQEIQKDVDEILLKRVRDPRVQNVTITGVDVTGDLQQATIYYSILSDLASDAEKAQAGLDKATGLIRSELGARLNIFKTPEIKFVRDQSVAYGSRIDQLINDLHKKEK comes from the coding sequence ATGCCAAGTAAACAATATCGAGTAGATCGTTTAGCTCAAGAAATTCAAAAAGATGTTGATGAAATCTTGTTAAAACGTGTTCGTGATCCACGTGTACAAAACGTTACAATTACAGGTGTGGATGTTACTGGTGATCTCCAGCAAGCAACTATCTATTACAGTATCTTGTCAGATCTTGCTTCTGATGCGGAGAAGGCACAGGCTGGATTAGATAAGGCGACTGGGTTAATTCGGAGTGAATTAGGCGCACGTCTTAATATTTTTAAGACTCCAGAAATCAAATTTGTAAGAGACCAATCAGTTGCTTACGGTAGTCGAATTGATCAACTCATTAACGACTTACACAAAAAAGAAAAATAA
- a CDS encoding YlxR family protein, with translation MKKRKIPMRKDIVTGEMMPKRQLIRVVKNKENEVSLDPTGKKPGRGAYVAVDVDIAKRAKKEKTFEKAFHVQLDESFYDELIEYADHLQARQELFGNDQK, from the coding sequence ATGAAAAAGAGAAAAATACCGATGCGTAAAGACATTGTTACCGGTGAAATGATGCCCAAACGGCAATTAATTCGGGTAGTTAAGAATAAGGAAAATGAAGTATCCTTAGACCCAACTGGTAAGAAGCCTGGTCGTGGAGCATATGTTGCAGTAGATGTGGATATTGCAAAGCGGGCCAAGAAAGAAAAAACTTTTGAAAAGGCTTTTCATGTTCAACTTGATGAATCATTTTATGATGAATTAATCGAGTATGCAGACCACCTACAGGCACGACAAGAGTTATTTGGTAATGATCAAAAATAA
- a CDS encoding ribosomal L7Ae/L30e/S12e/Gadd45 family protein: MIKNKEQVLNLLGIARRARQLQSGEEIVLKNIQTKKAKFVFLASDAGKASAKKITDKCKFYGIPFSTDFTREQLSQATGQARTVFCVMQSGFARKFEELLTMR; the protein is encoded by the coding sequence ATGATCAAAAATAAAGAACAGGTCTTAAACCTCCTTGGAATCGCTCGGCGCGCCCGGCAACTTCAAAGTGGGGAAGAGATTGTCTTAAAAAATATTCAAACTAAAAAGGCAAAGTTTGTATTCCTAGCTTCAGATGCTGGAAAAGCTAGTGCAAAAAAGATTACTGATAAATGTAAATTTTATGGCATTCCTTTTTCAACCGATTTCACTAGAGAACAGCTTAGCCAGGCAACAGGGCAAGCACGAACAGTTTTTTGTGTAATGCAATCAGGTTTTGCAAGAAAGTTTGAGGAACTACTAACTATGAGATAA
- the nusA gene encoding transcription termination factor NusA, which yields MSKPKINTEMIGALDYLEKEKGIKKEIVIEALEQALESAYKQNYGDKNGEVEFNSLTGNIKVYAVKTITDDEEAVEADSNEFMSLADARKLPHGQGYDIGDEIREEVTPRDFGRIAAQTAKQVVMQRLREEERKIICDKYKTYENEIITGEVSREDKRFTYVDLGDGVEGAMGFRDKMPNEHYHVHDRIQVYVTKVNDDRRGPQIFVSRTAPELLKRLFEREVPEIKDGTVLIENIAREAGDRAKVAVYSNDPNVDPVGTCVGPRGSRVQAIVNELDGENMDIIEYVKDPAKFIANALNPAEVLDVIFNEDKPASETEESEGEGTTEGQTERLCTVVVPDNQLSLAIGKRGQNARLAARLTKYKIDIKSESEMAKNDQESEEAADSEENIDNNEE from the coding sequence GTGAGTAAGCCAAAAATTAACACTGAAATGATTGGCGCCCTTGATTATCTTGAAAAAGAAAAGGGTATCAAGAAAGAGATTGTTATTGAAGCGTTAGAACAAGCACTTGAATCAGCCTACAAGCAAAACTATGGCGATAAGAATGGTGAAGTAGAATTCAATTCATTAACTGGTAATATTAAAGTCTACGCTGTAAAAACAATTACTGATGATGAAGAAGCAGTCGAAGCAGATAGCAACGAATTTATGAGCTTAGCAGATGCTCGCAAGCTTCCTCATGGTCAAGGTTATGATATTGGCGATGAAATTCGCGAAGAAGTTACTCCACGTGATTTTGGTCGGATTGCTGCCCAAACTGCTAAACAAGTGGTAATGCAACGTCTCCGTGAAGAAGAACGGAAAATTATTTGCGATAAGTACAAGACTTATGAAAATGAGATTATCACTGGTGAAGTTTCACGAGAAGATAAGCGTTTCACATACGTTGATTTAGGAGATGGTGTAGAAGGTGCTATGGGCTTTAGAGATAAGATGCCTAATGAGCACTACCACGTCCATGATCGGATTCAAGTATATGTAACGAAAGTAAATGACGATCGCCGGGGCCCACAAATTTTTGTTAGCCGGACTGCTCCAGAACTTTTGAAGCGATTATTTGAACGAGAAGTGCCTGAAATCAAAGATGGAACTGTCTTAATCGAAAATATTGCTCGTGAAGCAGGCGATCGTGCTAAGGTTGCAGTATACTCAAATGATCCTAATGTTGACCCAGTTGGTACTTGTGTTGGTCCACGAGGTTCTCGTGTCCAAGCAATCGTTAATGAACTTGATGGCGAGAATATGGATATTATAGAGTACGTTAAGGATCCCGCTAAGTTTATCGCTAATGCCTTGAACCCAGCAGAAGTACTTGATGTAATCTTTAACGAAGACAAGCCAGCAAGCGAAACTGAGGAGAGTGAAGGTGAAGGAACGACTGAAGGACAAACAGAACGTTTATGTACTGTCGTTGTTCCAGATAATCAATTATCTTTAGCCATCGGTAAGCGGGGACAAAATGCTCGTCTCGCTGCTCGTTTGACTAAGTACAAGATTGATATCAAGTCTGAATCTGAAATGGCTAAAAATGATCAAGAATCTGAAGAAGCAGCTGATTCAGAAGAAAATATTGACAATAACGAAGAATAA
- a CDS encoding PolC-type DNA polymerase III, which translates to MGLSRQELFGKLLEQIHFPEKDNSAFRNAAVQSVIVHKKSRQWEFHLIFNKALPYDLFTQFNQSLQLGFKDIAKVSLKISTPMTELNESQITNYWQFIINKAISDTPMLQQACLQTAPEVKDGRVTLVVENEVIKDLLAQKALDKIEKSYQELGFPKFRIHPFVDQSASQTKIEELKAKHEKADAALAAKAAARIKKNEAAKKTAKKSAPVAPADGPVQLGRMIDSKQNVIQMKDIEGEERSVVVEGYVFNAEIRELRSGRQLLTFEITDYTSSFAVKKFSRNSDEEAQFANIKAGMWLKVRGPVQEDTWMRDLVITAYDVNEVTHTARQDKAPQDDKRVELHTHTTMSQMDATNSITELATRAHKWGHPAIAVTDHGNVQAFPEAFSVAQKTGIKMLYGMEANVVDDGIPLVYNENHEELAHQTYVIFDVETTGLSAIYDKVIELSAVKMQDGNVLERFDEFIDPGFPLSEQTTNLTSITTEMVQGSKTEEEVFQMFKDFCKGCIIAGHNVSFDMGFMNTGYERHQMGKIAEPVIDTLPLARFLYPDMRGYRLNTLSKKFKVALEHHHRANYDSEATGHLLYKFLKDAEARYDVKYVDDLNKHMEENNAYRHARPFHVTIFAQTQAGLKNLFKLVSLSNVEYFYRVPRIPRTVLTKYREGLLLGTACSSGEVFTAMMEKGYDQALEKARYYDFIEVQPKPNYAPLLEQHVIADEEHLEDILKNMVKLGDELEKTVVATGDVHYLDPHDGIYRKILINSQGGANPLNRTERPEVHFRTTDEMLNEFAFLGEEKAHELVVENSNKIATEIDDNIRPVKDKLYPPHMKGAEQEIQDRTWNTARKWYGDPLPQLVQDRIELELNSIVKNGFSVHYLIAQRLVAKSNKDGYLVGSRGSVGSSVVATLSGITEVNPLPPHYRCPNCQFTHFYTQGEYSSGFDLPDKKCPKCGTLMVKDGHDIPFQTFLGFKGNKVPDIDLNFSGDYQPIAHNYMKVLFGEKNVFRAGTIGTVADKTAYGYVKAYERDTEKEFRKAEEDRLAKGATGVKRTTGQHPAGIIIVPDDMDIYDFTPVQYPADDQTAAWETTHFDFHSIHDNILKMDILGHDDPTMIRALQDLSGIDPQSIPMDDPGVMALFSSPKVLGVTEEQIQSKTGTLGLPEFGTRFVRGMLEDTHPKNYSQLLQISGLSHGTGVWLDNAQELIKKGIATIANVIGCRDNIMTDLIHYGMDSEISFQIMEHVRKGRGIPDEWQEKMHEANVPQWYMDSCLKIKYMFPRAHAAAYVLMALRIAYFKVYFPLVYYCAFFSVRADDFDVVAMSHGKDAVKQRMKEINDKGNDASAKEKNLLTILELANEMLERGFKFKMVDIEKSDASDWLIDGDSLIAPFRAVPGLGLNVAKQIVAAREERPFLSKEDLAERGKVSQTLIDFLTDNHVLDKLPDENQLSLF; encoded by the coding sequence GTGGGATTAAGTCGCCAAGAATTATTTGGAAAACTATTAGAACAAATTCACTTTCCGGAAAAAGACAATTCTGCATTCAGAAATGCCGCAGTTCAATCAGTTATTGTTCATAAAAAGTCTCGGCAGTGGGAGTTTCACTTAATCTTTAATAAAGCTTTGCCGTATGACCTATTTACACAGTTCAATCAGAGCTTACAACTCGGGTTCAAAGATATTGCTAAAGTTAGTTTAAAGATTAGTACTCCCATGACAGAACTTAATGAATCACAGATAACTAATTATTGGCAGTTCATCATTAATAAAGCAATTAGTGATACACCAATGCTCCAACAAGCTTGCTTACAAACAGCTCCCGAAGTTAAGGATGGCCGTGTAACGCTGGTTGTCGAAAATGAGGTAATTAAAGACTTACTAGCGCAGAAAGCATTAGATAAGATTGAAAAATCATACCAAGAGCTAGGTTTTCCTAAATTTAGGATTCATCCGTTTGTTGACCAGTCAGCTTCGCAAACAAAAATTGAAGAATTAAAGGCTAAACACGAGAAGGCGGATGCTGCGCTTGCTGCCAAGGCGGCTGCCCGTATCAAGAAAAATGAGGCCGCAAAGAAGACAGCAAAGAAAAGTGCACCAGTTGCACCTGCCGATGGTCCAGTCCAACTTGGCCGAATGATTGATAGTAAGCAGAATGTTATTCAAATGAAAGACATTGAGGGTGAAGAACGGTCCGTAGTTGTTGAAGGATATGTATTTAATGCAGAAATTCGCGAACTACGCTCAGGTCGTCAATTATTAACGTTTGAAATTACGGACTATACTTCTTCTTTTGCTGTCAAGAAATTCTCACGTAACAGTGATGAAGAAGCACAATTTGCCAATATCAAAGCAGGAATGTGGTTGAAAGTTCGTGGACCTGTACAAGAAGATACCTGGATGCGAGACTTAGTAATCACGGCTTATGATGTTAATGAAGTAACTCATACAGCGCGTCAGGATAAAGCTCCTCAAGATGATAAACGAGTTGAACTTCATACGCATACAACAATGAGTCAGATGGATGCCACTAATTCGATTACTGAGCTTGCAACTCGTGCTCATAAGTGGGGACATCCAGCAATTGCGGTAACCGATCATGGAAATGTCCAGGCGTTCCCAGAAGCATTTAGCGTGGCCCAAAAAACGGGCATTAAAATGCTATATGGAATGGAAGCTAATGTTGTTGATGATGGAATTCCATTGGTATATAACGAGAATCATGAAGAACTTGCTCATCAGACCTATGTCATTTTTGACGTGGAAACGACAGGGTTATCAGCAATTTACGATAAGGTAATTGAATTATCTGCAGTTAAAATGCAAGATGGGAATGTCTTAGAACGTTTTGATGAATTCATCGATCCTGGTTTCCCATTATCAGAACAAACAACTAATTTAACTAGTATCACCACTGAAATGGTTCAAGGTTCTAAAACTGAAGAAGAAGTTTTTCAGATGTTCAAGGACTTTTGTAAGGGCTGTATTATTGCTGGTCATAACGTTTCATTTGATATGGGCTTTATGAATACTGGCTATGAACGTCATCAAATGGGAAAAATCGCGGAACCGGTAATCGATACATTACCACTGGCGCGATTCTTATATCCTGACATGCGAGGTTATCGATTAAACACACTTAGTAAAAAGTTCAAAGTTGCGTTGGAACACCACCACCGTGCTAATTATGATTCGGAAGCTACAGGACACTTACTTTATAAGTTCCTAAAAGATGCTGAAGCCCGTTATGATGTGAAGTATGTGGATGATTTAAACAAGCATATGGAAGAAAATAATGCTTATCGTCATGCTCGACCTTTTCATGTAACGATTTTTGCTCAGACCCAGGCAGGCTTGAAAAACTTATTTAAGTTAGTATCGCTATCAAACGTTGAATATTTTTACCGGGTACCCCGGATCCCGCGGACAGTGTTAACGAAATATCGTGAAGGACTGCTTTTGGGAACTGCTTGTTCATCGGGGGAAGTATTTACCGCGATGATGGAGAAGGGTTACGATCAAGCATTAGAAAAGGCTCGTTATTATGATTTTATTGAGGTTCAGCCCAAGCCAAACTATGCACCGTTGCTTGAACAACACGTGATTGCAGATGAAGAGCATCTTGAAGATATCCTCAAAAATATGGTCAAATTAGGGGATGAGCTGGAAAAAACAGTGGTTGCTACTGGGGATGTTCATTACCTTGATCCACATGATGGCATTTACCGTAAGATCCTGATTAATTCGCAAGGTGGCGCAAACCCGTTAAATCGAACTGAGCGTCCAGAAGTTCACTTTAGAACGACTGATGAAATGTTAAATGAATTTGCTTTTCTCGGTGAAGAAAAGGCTCATGAATTAGTTGTGGAGAATAGTAATAAGATTGCCACCGAGATCGATGACAATATTCGGCCAGTAAAAGATAAACTTTATCCGCCACATATGAAGGGGGCCGAACAGGAAATTCAAGATCGGACATGGAATACCGCTAGAAAATGGTATGGTGATCCTTTGCCACAACTAGTGCAAGACCGGATTGAATTAGAGTTAAACAGTATTGTTAAGAACGGTTTCTCTGTTCACTATTTAATTGCTCAACGACTAGTAGCTAAGTCTAACAAAGATGGATACTTAGTAGGTTCACGGGGATCAGTTGGCTCAAGTGTAGTTGCAACTCTTTCGGGAATTACAGAAGTTAACCCCTTGCCACCACATTATCGTTGCCCAAACTGTCAATTTACCCACTTCTATACGCAAGGGGAATATAGTTCAGGTTTCGATTTACCAGATAAAAAATGTCCAAAGTGTGGCACGTTAATGGTAAAAGACGGTCATGATATTCCATTCCAAACCTTCCTTGGGTTTAAGGGTAATAAGGTGCCGGATATTGATTTAAACTTCTCTGGTGACTACCAGCCAATTGCCCATAACTATATGAAAGTCTTGTTCGGTGAAAAGAACGTATTCCGTGCCGGGACGATTGGTACGGTTGCCGATAAGACGGCATATGGGTATGTGAAGGCTTACGAACGAGATACAGAAAAGGAATTTAGAAAGGCAGAAGAGGATCGCTTAGCAAAGGGAGCTACTGGTGTTAAGCGAACTACTGGTCAGCACCCAGCAGGGATTATTATCGTCCCTGATGATATGGACATTTATGACTTTACACCCGTTCAGTATCCTGCTGATGACCAAACAGCTGCCTGGGAAACAACCCACTTTGATTTCCACTCGATTCACGATAATATTCTTAAAATGGATATTTTGGGACATGATGACCCAACGATGATTCGTGCCTTGCAAGATTTATCAGGAATTGATCCTCAGTCGATTCCAATGGATGATCCAGGGGTGATGGCCTTATTCTCTAGTCCTAAGGTATTAGGAGTAACTGAAGAACAAATTCAAAGTAAAACTGGTACGCTAGGATTACCGGAATTCGGGACGCGGTTTGTTCGGGGGATGTTGGAGGATACTCATCCGAAAAACTACTCGCAATTATTACAAATTTCTGGTCTTTCACATGGGACTGGTGTGTGGTTAGATAATGCCCAGGAACTAATCAAAAAGGGAATTGCTACTATCGCTAATGTGATTGGTTGCCGTGATAACATCATGACCGACTTAATCCACTATGGGATGGATTCAGAAATTTCTTTCCAAATTATGGAACACGTACGGAAAGGACGCGGAATTCCAGACGAGTGGCAGGAAAAAATGCATGAAGCTAATGTTCCCCAATGGTACATGGACTCATGTTTGAAGATTAAGTACATGTTCCCACGGGCGCACGCGGCTGCTTATGTTTTGATGGCCCTACGAATTGCTTACTTTAAGGTTTACTTCCCGTTAGTTTATTATTGTGCATTCTTCTCTGTGCGAGCAGATGACTTTGATGTAGTAGCGATGTCTCATGGTAAAGATGCGGTTAAACAACGGATGAAAGAAATCAATGATAAGGGAAATGATGCTAGTGCAAAAGAGAAGAATCTCTTAACCATTCTTGAACTAGCTAATGAGATGCTGGAACGGGGCTTTAAATTTAAGATGGTTGATATTGAAAAATCAGATGCCTCCGATTGGTTAATTGATGGTGATTCATTAATTGCACCATTCCGAGCAGTTCCTGGATTAGGACTAAACGTTGCTAAGCAAATTGTTGCTGCACGTGAAGAACGACCATTCCTTTCTAAAGAAGATTTAGCAGAGCGCGGAAAGGTTTCACAAACGCTAATTGACTTCTTAACGGATAATCACGTATTAGATAAGTTACCTGATGAAAATCAGCTTAGCTTGTTTTAA
- the truB gene encoding tRNA pseudouridine(55) synthase TruB — protein sequence MDGIIPLYKERGMTSFACVSRLRQILKTKKIGHSGTLDPGVAGVLPICVGNATKVVDYLMQSGKQYQGELLIGFATTTQDLDGDKIEEKVVTDEIPTSEILATMNSLTGTIVQIPPMYSAVKVNGKKLYEYARAGETVERPKRQVTISKFELLSSKYDEKNKQQRIRFNVECSKGTYIRTLVVDLARKLGYPGVMSLLTRLKSGGFTLDQTLSLDDVRDAVATQTLQQYLYPLDYALKDYPQLTIQEAQWKKVQNGGWLSPSELNTSEKEIVLSFDGQVKALYHFDPKNKMYKPTKMFAVN from the coding sequence ATGGATGGAATAATACCCTTATATAAAGAACGTGGGATGACTAGTTTTGCCTGTGTTAGTCGACTACGACAAATTTTAAAAACTAAAAAGATTGGTCATTCAGGAACACTTGATCCAGGTGTAGCGGGTGTTCTGCCAATTTGTGTTGGAAATGCTACCAAGGTTGTTGATTATTTGATGCAATCAGGAAAACAATATCAAGGTGAGCTTTTAATTGGGTTTGCGACTACTACCCAAGACCTTGATGGAGACAAAATTGAAGAAAAAGTAGTTACAGATGAAATTCCCACTAGTGAAATATTAGCAACTATGAATTCATTAACGGGGACAATAGTACAAATCCCACCGATGTACTCGGCGGTAAAAGTAAATGGAAAAAAGCTTTATGAATATGCAAGAGCTGGTGAAACTGTTGAACGGCCCAAACGGCAAGTGACTATTAGTAAATTTGAATTACTGAGCTCAAAGTATGATGAGAAAAATAAACAACAACGAATCCGCTTTAATGTTGAATGTAGTAAGGGTACTTATATTCGGACGCTTGTTGTTGACCTTGCACGTAAACTAGGGTATCCAGGAGTAATGAGTTTGTTAACGCGGTTGAAGAGTGGAGGTTTTACGCTTGATCAGACTCTAAGTTTAGACGACGTTCGCGATGCGGTAGCGACCCAAACCCTCCAGCAATACTTGTATCCCTTAGATTATGCTTTAAAGGACTATCCGCAATTAACGATTCAAGAGGCTCAATGGAAAAAGGTTCAAAATGGGGGATGGCTTTCTCCAAGTGAACTTAATACTAGCGAGAAGGAAATTGTGTTATCATTTGACGGACAAGTAAAAGCACTGTATCATTTTGATCCGAAAAATAAAATGTATAAGCCAACTAAAATGTTTGCAGTTAATTGA